In Clupea harengus chromosome 23, Ch_v2.0.2, whole genome shotgun sequence, the sequence TTGCATAAGctaattatttttttaacaCAGGTAGTGAAACATCCTTGCGGTTAAACTGTTAACCAATGTGTTGAGCTTTACACTCACTTGCATGCATGATACATACAGGATTGACAGTGGATTAAAaactgagagagacagcattTAAAGTAATGGTTGAAGAACAGCGTAGCGAGTATACAATGTGTTCATAATGCCAGCATGCTAATATAATGGTCATACAACATAATGAGGGTTGTAATGTACTCATAGGGGTTTTctctatatgtatttatattacaTGCATGTGGTGCATTGATGAGATATTCGTTTTCTGTGTTGTGCTAGTGAGCTTGGTGGTTCATGAGATTCAAATGCAAGATGTAGACATTCTTTAAAGTAAAACACAGAGTAACAGCATTATTCATTTCTAGTATGGAAGAACACAAGAAACATATTTAGTTATCAGCATCAAGACACAGGCTTTGTGCTATTGGATTGGTGCTGTTTAATGCAACAAGGAACTTCAAGAAACGATCTAGTGGGCAGTCATCCAACTAATCAAAGACCATTTGAAAGCCAGTcacctgtttgtttgtcatggtctttctctctctttctatctttctctctctctctctctctctctctctccacctctctttctctctctctctttctctctttctttctcttgttcatgctgtgtttgtgtgcttgtgttcagATGAAGAGTTCCGAAGAGGGCCTTAAGGCTGTGGATGAGCTTGTGAGGACCTACCGGCACTCCTGCGCCTGGTTCCTGGGCCCTTTCTACAATCTGGTGCGTGTCTTCCACCCCGACTACATCAAGCCCCTCCTGCTGGCCTCTGGTGAGATTACACTCCACATCACTCATCTCCTCTGAATCTCTTACATACTCCTCATCTAAGATTAAGCCTATGGCCAAGATAAGATCTTTTAATTTGATAGTGcataaaacaaacaagacatgaCAAGACATGTTTCTGTCTCTATGCTCTttgactctctctgtgtgtgtgtgtgtgtatatgtgtctgtgtgtgcgcgtgcacatgtgtatttGCAGCCTCCATAACTATCAAGGATGAGTTGTTCTACGGACTCATGAGACCATGGCTTGGTAACTGTAGTCCATTGTGTCACTTcccatgaatgcacacacacacacacacacacacacacacacacacacacacacacacacacacacacacacaaaccttacattcattttgtgtttgtcaTATCAGGACAAGGCCTACTCCTGAGTAATGGTGAGCAGTGGTCACGCCACAGACGGCTTCTAACTCCAGCATTTCACTTTGACATCCTCAAGATCTACGTTGTCATTTTCAACCAGTCTAGCAACATTATGCATGTGAGGCAATGGTGCATCATACCACCGACATCAGTTGAAAATCGAAGTAGCAAAGGAAGTGCATGCTAACCTATCTAAAGTAAACatctacagtcacacacacacacacacacacacacacacacacacacacacacacacacacacacacacacacacacacacacacacacacacacacacacacacacacacacacacacacacagacacagcccatAACCTGCCCATAAAGAGGCATCTGATGCAAGCTACTTTGAAAGCTTTCAAAACAGTGGGCAAGGAAATTACGCAATTAGGAAATTGCGCGATGTATTGAACCAAGACATAAGTAATCAATGAGAATTCGATTTGAGAATGAAAGCCATTCTGAAGCCACAGTCTTATTGGTTGTTTTGCCGTTTGCTTATAGTCAGAACAGATATCATATTTGCAAAACTCCTACATGCACACAataacacagacatgtacacttAATGTTCCTTTTCTTACTATGTTAAGGAAGAAAATCTCTGACTTAGTCATTGCTGCGAACAAATGGTTAGTCTACAGATGATGGTTTTATAGCAAACTGGTAGAGAGTAACATGGAGCACAAAGGGCATGGCCGTAAGTAGATGTAGATTACTCAGGACATCCCCAATTTACTGCAACTGAGTTTATGCTGTTTAACGGACCACTTCCTGCTTCTCAAGTAGCCagtaaaataacaacaacatgtGAGTTTTATTGACATTTTAGTAGGActaaatgacaatgacaattatGTTTTACAGCtcttaagatgttttttttttcacaaaggtAAATAGCATATTTTCACAAAGTGAATAGCATATTTGGCAGCAAGATGATCATTTTGCCCTTCACAGTATATAGTTATTTCTTAACAGGATCCATAAGTTTACGTATACATTTCTGCAAAGAAAGCCTTTAAAATGTATTAGGGAGTATTTGTATCTCACTgaatctcactctcacactctcacgctttcttgtttctttcttcccttctggCCTTCCTGTTTCTCTGCATGTATGGTTGGCTTTCTCTGTGTATTATAGGCAAAATGGCGCCGCCTGGTGGCTGAAGGACAGAACTGCCTGGACATGTTTGAGCAGCTGAGTCTCATGACTCTTGACAGCTTGCTAAAGTGCACCTTCAGCTATGACAGCCAGTGTCAGGAGTAAggtttacacatgcacacacatttacaaacattcCCTCATTAAACGTGTATAATGCGGCTGTAAAATGAATATGCATTTGACAGTTTTACATTTAAGACCAAATGTATCTCCTGTTGGCCGACCTATAGCACTCGTGACTCGACTCTGTCATCTTCCCATGCCCTTGTCAGacacatatttatttgaaaGTTTTGGTCTACCCAGGTTTGTATTTCAGTAATCTTGACATAGTTTGCTATGGtatatatgttatttatgttagaACTTCAAGGAGGTTGCCATTTTACAAAATAGATTTAGATTTTATaacaaaaatatgaaaatattcgAGGAAAACACTTCATGAGAGAAGTGGGCACTGATCTGATACCACCAGTATGCTGTTTTTGTAATTCCTCACAGAAAGTCCAGTGAATACATCTCTGCCATCTACGAGCTGGGCATCCTGGTGCAGAAGAGACAGCGCTACTTGCCACACCACTGGGACTGTCTGTACTGGCGCTCCCCTGAGGGCAAGCGCTTCAGGAGGGCCTGTGATGTGGTGCACGGCTTCACCGCCAGCATCGTCCAGCGGCGGCGTGCAGAGCTggaccagcagggggcgccagaGATCCAGGCCGAGGAAAAACCAGGCAGGAAGAAAGTCACAGACTTCATCGATGTGCTGCTTCTGTCTAAGGTCTGTGTCAGGACACTCACATGACACTCACACGGCacataataatattaatgcattatagggtttgggttagggtttGGGTTACGTCATTATTGGATTTACAACAGAGTCCTATTTTCAGACACCCTTGTAGCCTTTCATAAAAATAGATATAAATGGGCTACTAAAAACAGTGCAACTGAAATGTCTGTTTAGGATGAGGATGGCAATGGTCTGACAGACGAGGAGATAAAGGCACAGGCAGACACCTTCATGTTTGAAGGTGAGATTCGTTGTTTTCTCAAGATGGCTTTACTTCACTTGATTCTCATATTCCTTTTCTATTTCCACCTATATTTTTCATTCTCTAAAATGTCCCCCCACAGGCCATGACACCGCTGCCAGTGGGATCTCCTGGGTGTTGTATAATCTGGCCTCTCACCCTGAGTACCAGGAGCGCTGCCGTGACGAGGTCAACGCGCTTCTGCAGGGCAGAGATGAGGACCAGATCCTGTGGTAAGATTTCATAGTTACTCCATGCATGTTGCTTCTTGACCAGAATCAGGCAGCAAgtcatcttttctctccttccagaAAAGTAGTTGCACTCCATTCCTATTAGTATATACTAACTTAGTTTAAGTAAGTGTGATTACATAATGCATTCTGTAACTTTGCTATGTAATATGTACAAACTTTCCTGAGATATCCCTCTCAGGCAGGCTACA encodes:
- the LOC105903293 gene encoding cytochrome P450 4F3 isoform X1: MPVVAGGMFVHLFSLLASGCSLWGVLQLTGLALVLLLSVKIVVVSRRRNRLSCFALPPMRNWFLGHMGIMKSSEEGLKAVDELVRTYRHSCAWFLGPFYNLVRVFHPDYIKPLLLASASITIKDELFYGLMRPWLGQGLLLSNGEQWSRHRRLLTPAFHFDILKIYVVIFNQSSNIMHAKWRRLVAEGQNCLDMFEQLSLMTLDSLLKCTFSYDSQCQEKSSEYISAIYELGILVQKRQRYLPHHWDCLYWRSPEGKRFRRACDVVHGFTASIVQRRRAELDQQGAPEIQAEEKPGRKKVTDFIDVLLLSKDEDGNGLTDEEIKAQADTFMFEGHDTAASGISWVLYNLASHPEYQERCRDEVNALLQGRDEDQILWEDLTNMPFTTMCIKESLRLHPPVAAISRAYSVDKTVPGERTIPKGSICLVSIYGTHHNPTVWPDPEVYNPMRFDPENSKGRSPYAFVPFSAGPRNCIGQNFAMAEMRVAVALTLRRFRLTLGAPEVRRLYTLIMKAEGGLRLQLEPLEPPQSPSSPSSPSPPQTP
- the LOC105903293 gene encoding cytochrome P450 4F3 isoform X2; translated protein: MPVVAGGMFVHLFSLLASGCSLWGVLQLTGLALVLLLSVKIVVVSRRRNRLSCFALPPMRNWFLGHMGIMKSSEEGLKAVDELVRTYRHSCAWFLGPFYNLVRVFHPDYIKPLLLASGQGLLLSNGEQWSRHRRLLTPAFHFDILKIYVVIFNQSSNIMHAKWRRLVAEGQNCLDMFEQLSLMTLDSLLKCTFSYDSQCQEKSSEYISAIYELGILVQKRQRYLPHHWDCLYWRSPEGKRFRRACDVVHGFTASIVQRRRAELDQQGAPEIQAEEKPGRKKVTDFIDVLLLSKDEDGNGLTDEEIKAQADTFMFEGHDTAASGISWVLYNLASHPEYQERCRDEVNALLQGRDEDQILWEDLTNMPFTTMCIKESLRLHPPVAAISRAYSVDKTVPGERTIPKGSICLVSIYGTHHNPTVWPDPEVYNPMRFDPENSKGRSPYAFVPFSAGPRNCIGQNFAMAEMRVAVALTLRRFRLTLGAPEVRRLYTLIMKAEGGLRLQLEPLEPPQSPSSPSSPSPPQTP